The Flavobacterium faecale genome has a segment encoding these proteins:
- a CDS encoding tetratricopeptide repeat protein, which yields MVNNHLAVQSNNKKHIFQILFFFLPLLLIIVTQDVSGMKVNLANKTPLESISTDTIVDRLSKSLSLFKSKKNTPKIIDTHQRLVQYYLDNGSYNNAFDEIWKLLPLVASPEYAEQRFEITNKLIGLYLLYGQNDKAIASYKQLPDLVRKQITNPEKKIRFWGRIYSLGAWIELKTTKNYSKAAQLSLKSNALNSQLKDGLSSYHHTQIQLAHIYILMGNLQKAAPILQNIQDCYPLPLQSIHALLYFRLGQFYEKGNKTDLAIASYKTSLTAIGAFRTLQDKKPEAILRLSELYAQKGDFQLAFKYQKEASLLNDQLFSATKSQNNQLFEIKNKYQEQLKEDQATLQQHQMVLLAKENQLLILKTVFLILMFIVAALFIIRYFKQKAKKELLSQSQINHQQRLELKQQHEILELKNKELLSTALQLLERDNWQADVKKELGKLTVDGANADIVKKVKSSLQIDTKQKWNEFESRFATINDAYIEKLKSSYPLLTPTDLKMCSFIKLGFSTKDMSQIMGISAEGINTSRSRLRKKMDLDRNINLIDFLQSING from the coding sequence ATGGTTAATAATCATCTTGCAGTGCAGTCAAACAATAAAAAACACATCTTTCAAATTCTATTTTTCTTTTTGCCGTTACTACTCATTATAGTTACGCAAGATGTTAGTGGTATGAAAGTTAATTTAGCTAACAAAACTCCATTAGAATCTATTAGTACAGATACTATTGTTGACCGTTTATCGAAATCATTATCCCTTTTTAAATCCAAAAAAAACACTCCAAAAATAATCGATACCCATCAACGTTTAGTACAATATTATTTAGACAATGGCTCTTACAATAATGCATTTGATGAAATTTGGAAACTATTGCCATTGGTAGCCTCTCCCGAATATGCCGAGCAACGATTTGAGATAACCAACAAATTAATTGGACTGTATTTATTGTATGGACAAAATGACAAAGCCATTGCGAGTTACAAACAACTCCCCGATTTGGTTCGAAAACAGATTACGAATCCCGAAAAAAAGATTCGTTTTTGGGGACGAATTTATAGTCTAGGTGCATGGATTGAATTAAAAACTACCAAAAATTATTCAAAAGCGGCACAGCTAAGTTTAAAAAGCAATGCGCTAAATAGCCAGCTAAAGGACGGTCTTTCCTCCTATCACCATACACAAATTCAACTTGCTCATATTTATATTTTGATGGGGAATTTGCAGAAAGCAGCACCTATTTTACAAAATATTCAAGATTGCTATCCGCTCCCGTTACAGTCCATTCATGCTTTGCTATATTTTCGATTAGGCCAGTTTTACGAAAAGGGCAATAAAACCGATTTGGCTATTGCTAGTTACAAAACGAGTTTAACTGCCATAGGTGCTTTTCGTACTTTACAAGATAAAAAACCAGAAGCAATACTGCGACTATCAGAATTATATGCTCAAAAAGGTGATTTTCAACTTGCTTTCAAATACCAAAAGGAAGCGTCGTTATTGAATGACCAATTATTTAGTGCCACCAAATCGCAAAACAACCAATTATTCGAAATAAAAAATAAATACCAAGAACAGCTTAAGGAAGACCAAGCCACTTTGCAGCAGCACCAAATGGTATTGTTGGCTAAAGAAAATCAATTGCTAATACTCAAAACAGTTTTTCTAATTTTAATGTTTATCGTTGCTGCTTTATTCATCATTCGATACTTTAAACAAAAAGCAAAAAAAGAACTTTTATCGCAGTCCCAAATCAACCACCAACAAAGGTTGGAATTAAAGCAACAACACGAAATTCTTGAATTAAAAAATAAGGAACTACTATCAACCGCGTTGCAGTTATTGGAACGAGATAATTGGCAGGCAGATGTAAAAAAAGAACTCGGCAAACTAACAGTTGATGGTGCCAATGCCGATATTGTCAAAAAAGTAAAAAGCTCACTGCAAATTGACACCAAACAAAAGTGGAATGAATTTGAATCCCGCTTTGCCACTATCAATGATGCATATATTGAAAAATTAAAAAGCAGCTATCCTTTACTTACTCCAACCGATTTAAAAATGTGTTCTTTTATAAAATTAGGTTTTTCGACCAAAGATATGTCACAAATCATGGGTATATCTGCCGAAGGTATCAATACTAGCCGAAGCCGATTGCGAAAAAAAATGGACTTGGACCGAAATATTAATCTGATTGATTTTCTACAATCGATTAATGGCTAA
- a CDS encoding VPS10 domain-containing protein has protein sequence MKKIVCFIFLIPFLSMAQIDKKYFEKLKEEKVISDPSVEWKNFGPGMSGYNEEFWCHPTDKNVMFMGPDMHVTYGSWDNGKSWQTIKDSDGTGDDLERVHDIAFSTKNPDFGLALERRGKLFETKDRGRTWKLIYTIPDAEKSSYNAHTKIAIHPTNDAIWFIGAGDFWNIKDNHRSLKDLHGKYQARAKYGYVLRTKNGGKSWDKIANNINEKLDVARIIINPSRADEMVIATNFGIYTSNNGGDLWQAGSKGLPNNLPRDLTSYYNPKTKEFILYLVEQTVYEPNGKSISTKGGVYKSKDSGKSWENITGNLGVNFNKITYGAHLNNYFKNIGFFLGVNAKNVYPELPENTYSAFNRIVVNPINKDEIYLVENQRHDKTFGPGDAWKTVDGGKTWVICARAGQYWLTNKDKKYWEDKGNPTGANVAFSHVARSYEEQSETAFGNRLLAINSVGDVFIGIGQQTQRSTDHGKSWQQIDDYETKPGSNAWVGRGDSDLPGRFMLLETGKKDRYLLCSGEHGLWETADLGDYPDKDAVAVRQIEGQVHDHSGNDGAHSISTVAVHPNNPDIIYILSWRQEHRGKLRRTMNGGKTWENISTIFEGKNNSYEGLAMTYSLTIDPKDPNNMYFCSIRRTISEVGSSVNEKVLTKGGFGVYKSTDAGYTWELHNNGLPEKGSVRRIIMDPKNSNVLYACLNKFSGNEPDGLYISTDKADSWKKMNIPSEIQGVNNLFIDRKANDMFLSAGYRNGDAETGGVWKSTDNGKKWTKFFIAPYVWQTEVSPANSNIILVTVPAQVGNRESQFRNPGIYLTKDAGKSWSKINKGIGQPDKMVDVKPDPTNENIIWSAAWGSGWFKAMLKK, from the coding sequence ATGAAAAAAATAGTTTGTTTTATTTTCTTAATTCCGTTTTTATCAATGGCCCAAATTGATAAAAAATATTTTGAAAAATTAAAAGAGGAAAAAGTTATATCCGATCCTTCTGTCGAATGGAAGAATTTTGGACCAGGAATGTCGGGTTATAATGAAGAGTTCTGGTGCCATCCAACAGATAAAAATGTGATGTTTATGGGACCTGATATGCATGTTACCTACGGAAGTTGGGATAACGGAAAATCATGGCAAACAATCAAAGATAGTGACGGTACTGGTGACGATTTGGAACGTGTACACGATATTGCTTTTTCTACAAAAAATCCAGATTTTGGTCTAGCACTAGAACGTAGAGGTAAACTTTTTGAAACTAAAGATAGAGGAAGAACTTGGAAATTAATTTATACCATTCCAGATGCTGAAAAATCGAGTTACAATGCACATACCAAAATCGCTATTCATCCTACAAATGATGCTATTTGGTTTATTGGAGCAGGTGATTTTTGGAATATAAAAGACAACCACAGATCCTTGAAAGATTTGCACGGTAAATACCAAGCAAGAGCAAAATATGGTTATGTTTTGAGAACCAAAAACGGTGGTAAAAGTTGGGATAAAATAGCAAACAACATAAATGAGAAATTAGATGTTGCGCGTATCATCATCAATCCAAGCAGAGCAGACGAAATGGTTATTGCTACCAATTTTGGTATTTATACTAGCAACAATGGCGGTGATTTATGGCAAGCAGGCAGCAAAGGGTTGCCTAACAATTTGCCAAGAGACTTAACTTCGTACTATAATCCAAAAACAAAAGAATTTATTTTGTACTTGGTCGAACAAACAGTTTACGAACCAAATGGCAAAAGTATTTCTACCAAAGGTGGTGTGTATAAAAGTAAAGATAGCGGTAAAAGCTGGGAAAACATTACAGGAAATCTAGGTGTTAACTTTAATAAAATAACCTACGGTGCGCACCTGAACAACTATTTTAAAAACATAGGTTTCTTTTTGGGCGTAAATGCAAAAAACGTATATCCTGAACTTCCAGAAAACACTTATTCTGCATTTAATAGAATCGTGGTAAATCCTATCAATAAAGACGAAATTTACCTAGTAGAAAACCAACGTCATGATAAAACTTTTGGACCTGGTGATGCATGGAAAACAGTTGATGGTGGAAAAACATGGGTAATTTGTGCTCGTGCCGGACAATATTGGTTAACGAATAAGGACAAAAAATACTGGGAAGACAAAGGAAATCCAACGGGTGCCAATGTAGCATTTTCTCATGTTGCTCGTTCGTATGAAGAACAAAGCGAAACAGCATTCGGAAATAGATTATTGGCTATAAATTCTGTTGGTGATGTATTTATTGGAATTGGTCAACAAACCCAACGTTCTACAGACCACGGAAAAAGCTGGCAACAAATTGATGATTATGAAACCAAACCAGGTAGCAATGCATGGGTAGGTCGTGGTGATAGTGATTTACCAGGGAGATTTATGTTGCTAGAAACTGGAAAAAAAGACAGATACTTATTATGTAGTGGTGAGCACGGTTTGTGGGAGACTGCAGATCTTGGCGATTATCCAGACAAAGATGCTGTGGCAGTGAGACAAATTGAAGGACAAGTCCACGATCATAGTGGAAATGATGGAGCGCATTCCATATCAACCGTTGCGGTGCATCCTAATAATCCTGATATTATTTACATATTGTCTTGGAGACAAGAGCATAGAGGAAAATTAAGAAGAACAATGAATGGAGGGAAAACTTGGGAAAACATTTCAACTATTTTCGAAGGAAAAAATAATTCGTACGAAGGTCTTGCGATGACATATTCGTTGACTATTGACCCAAAAGACCCAAACAATATGTATTTCTGTTCGATTAGAAGAACAATTTCTGAAGTTGGTAGTTCGGTAAACGAAAAGGTTTTGACAAAAGGTGGTTTTGGTGTGTACAAGTCTACAGATGCAGGTTACACTTGGGAACTTCATAATAATGGGCTACCAGAAAAAGGAAGCGTTAGAAGAATTATAATGGATCCTAAAAACTCCAATGTTCTTTATGCATGTTTGAATAAGTTTTCAGGAAACGAGCCAGATGGATTATACATTTCAACAGATAAAGCCGATAGCTGGAAAAAAATGAATATCCCATCAGAAATTCAAGGGGTAAACAATTTGTTTATTGATAGAAAAGCAAACGATATGTTCTTGTCTGCAGGGTATCGCAATGGTGATGCTGAAACTGGTGGCGTTTGGAAAAGTACCGATAACGGTAAAAAATGGACCAAATTCTTTATTGCGCCTTACGTTTGGCAAACAGAAGTTTCTCCTGCAAATTCCAATATTATTTTGGTAACGGTTCCGGCACAAGTTGGTAATAGAGAAAGCCAGTTCAGAAATCCTGGAATTTATTTGACCAAAGACGCTGGAAAAAGCTGGTCAAAAATCAATAAAGGCATCGGACAACCAGACAAAATGGTGGATGTAAAACCAGACCCAACCAATGAAAACATTATTTGGAGCGCTGCTTGGGGAAGTGGTTGGTTCAAAGCAATGCTAAAAAAATAA
- a CDS encoding sulfatase-like hydrolase/transferase has translation MGCWSVLKALKDNGFEKNTIVIFSSDNGPEKYAFERAEKYGHYSMGDFRGLKRDVWEGGHHIPFVIKWPGIVKAGSISNEVISQIDIMATVAAITQTKIPKGSAVDSYNLLPLIMGKKHQSPLREATVHNTYVGSWGLRQGKWLYINKPTGEVTKMPESFKKLKGYTDFKTKGLLFDMDKDPEQRVNLYEQFPEKIKEMDALIQKYRDQGYSVIK, from the coding sequence TTGGGTTGCTGGTCGGTATTAAAAGCATTAAAAGATAATGGATTTGAAAAAAATACGATTGTTATTTTTAGTTCTGATAATGGTCCAGAAAAATATGCTTTTGAAAGAGCCGAAAAATACGGTCATTATAGTATGGGAGATTTTCGTGGTTTAAAACGAGATGTTTGGGAAGGTGGTCATCATATTCCTTTTGTTATAAAATGGCCAGGAATAGTAAAGGCTGGTTCAATATCTAATGAAGTAATCTCGCAAATCGATATTATGGCTACAGTGGCTGCAATAACCCAAACTAAAATACCCAAAGGTTCTGCAGTTGACAGTTATAATTTATTACCATTAATTATGGGTAAAAAACACCAATCGCCTTTACGGGAAGCAACTGTTCATAACACTTATGTTGGTAGTTGGGGTTTAAGACAAGGAAAATGGTTGTATATTAATAAGCCAACAGGAGAAGTTACAAAAATGCCAGAATCCTTTAAAAAACTAAAAGGATATACCGATTTTAAAACCAAAGGACTCTTATTTGATATGGATAAAGATCCTGAACAAAGGGTTAATTTGTATGAGCAATTCCCTGAAAAAATCAAAGAAATGGATGCTTTAATCCAGAAGTATCGTGATCAAGGATATTCGGTAATAAAATAA
- a CDS encoding sulfatase-like hydrolase/transferase encodes MNIIYTSIFSAFLFLGALQTNAQATQKPNIVIIYADDMGYGDLNCQNPNSKIPTPNLDQLASEGMRFTDAHSSSGICSPSRFVILTDSIIGDETIT; translated from the coding sequence TTGAATATAATTTACACTTCGATATTTTCCGCTTTTCTTTTCCTAGGGGCATTGCAGACAAATGCACAAGCTACACAAAAGCCCAATATCGTAATTATTTATGCAGACGATATGGGATACGGCGATTTGAATTGTCAAAATCCGAATTCAAAAATTCCTACCCCAAATTTAGATCAATTGGCATCTGAAGGAATGCGATTTACAGATGCACATAGCTCGTCGGGAATTTGTTCGCCAAGTCGTTTTGTGATATTGACAGACAGTATCATTGGAGACGAGACAATAACATAG
- a CDS encoding glycoside hydrolase family protein — translation MKKHLILLMVIGTLLSCKSQKQDTDFKLNFKPVPLTAKFESETKSIWGASIVKGKDGLYHMYYSRWDKNLGWAWVTHSEIAHAVSKSPFGPFEPKDVALPIRGAQYWDGLCTHNPTVHEYNGKYYLYYMGNTGNGVAMGNKLNPTHRNNQRIGVAVADNPNGPWKRFDKPIIDVSSNTEALDALMVSNPSITQRPDGIYLMVYKAVGKKKPGIMGGPVVHCIATSKTPTGPFLKYDKPVFVAEGYDFPAEDPFIWYQNGKYRAILKDMHGAFTTAGRGLVLFESNDGFDWKLSKNALVSTLEIKWENGTVQKLEHLERPQLYIEKGKPVALLCAADIVDDKGVLQSFNVQIPIK, via the coding sequence ATGAAAAAGCATTTGATACTCCTAATGGTTATTGGAACATTACTTTCTTGTAAATCCCAAAAACAAGATACCGATTTTAAATTAAATTTCAAACCCGTTCCGCTTACCGCAAAGTTTGAAAGCGAAACCAAGAGTATTTGGGGTGCTTCAATTGTAAAAGGCAAAGATGGTTTGTACCATATGTATTATTCTCGTTGGGATAAAAACTTGGGTTGGGCTTGGGTCACGCATTCCGAGATTGCGCATGCGGTTTCCAAAAGTCCATTTGGGCCATTCGAGCCTAAAGATGTGGCACTGCCTATTCGCGGAGCTCAATATTGGGATGGTTTATGCACGCACAATCCAACCGTACACGAGTACAATGGCAAGTATTATTTGTATTATATGGGTAACACGGGCAACGGTGTTGCAATGGGCAATAAATTAAATCCGACACACCGGAATAACCAACGCATTGGTGTGGCTGTAGCCGATAATCCCAACGGGCCATGGAAACGCTTTGACAAACCTATTATCGATGTCAGTTCAAATACTGAAGCTCTTGATGCCTTGATGGTTAGTAATCCGTCTATTACGCAAAGACCCGACGGAATCTATTTGATGGTGTACAAAGCAGTTGGGAAAAAGAAACCCGGAATTATGGGTGGTCCCGTAGTGCATTGCATAGCTACATCCAAAACGCCAACAGGTCCTTTTCTAAAATATGACAAACCAGTTTTTGTTGCTGAAGGATATGATTTTCCTGCCGAAGACCCTTTTATCTGGTACCAAAACGGAAAATACAGAGCCATTCTCAAAGACATGCACGGCGCTTTTACTACAGCGGGTAGAGGATTGGTTTTATTCGAATCGAATGATGGTTTTGATTGGAAATTATCTAAAAACGCTTTGGTTTCTACGCTAGAAATTAAATGGGAAAACGGCACAGTTCAAAAATTAGAGCACCTAGAAAGACCACAATTGTATATCGAAAAAGGAAAACCAGTCGCCTTGTTATGTGCAGCTGATATCGTTGACGATAAAGGCGTTTTGCAATCATTTAATGTTCAGATTCCGATAAAATAA
- a CDS encoding sulfatase — protein MKTLATLTISSIFLLTSIPCMAKKYSKPNIVLIMADDLGYGDISCYGSTKINTPNIDRLALQGVKFLDFHSNGTVCSPTRAALMTGKYQQRTGVEGVITAASHREVGLSLSEITLAEELKKQGYSTGIFGKWHLGYAENYSPFKQGFDSFWGYVGGNIDYQSHVDQEGYLDWWNNVSISDQEGYSTDLITKYGVEFIKNSNPKNTGKPFFLYLPHEAPHYPFQGRKDAAVRKEGSSTYTRKVNQDSIPFIYKEMIEIMDEGIGKVMQTIDDEGLRENTIIVFCSDNGGTKYGSNGVLRDFKASLYEGGHRVPAIISFPGKIKEGTTTNETVLSMDFLPTFLDFIGVKPSGKNIDGVSIKNLLLHGKKLANRDLFWSFGDKSVIRNGDWKLISSKSKGKITNEVYNLKNDLGEKKDLNSTKTQYVKEMLLKLEKWEKEVRIGVTIIAK, from the coding sequence ATGAAGACATTAGCAACACTTACAATTAGTAGTATATTTTTATTGACATCAATACCTTGTATGGCTAAAAAATATAGTAAACCAAACATCGTTTTAATAATGGCCGATGACCTAGGTTATGGTGATATATCATGTTATGGAAGCACCAAAATAAATACGCCAAATATTGATCGTTTGGCGTTGCAGGGAGTTAAGTTCCTTGATTTTCACTCAAATGGGACAGTATGCAGTCCAACAAGGGCAGCTTTGATGACAGGGAAGTACCAACAGCGCACTGGAGTTGAAGGCGTTATAACGGCAGCAAGTCATCGAGAAGTTGGTTTAAGTCTTAGTGAAATTACTTTGGCAGAAGAACTGAAAAAGCAAGGGTATAGCACTGGGATATTCGGTAAATGGCACTTGGGATATGCCGAAAATTACAGTCCTTTCAAACAGGGTTTTGATTCGTTTTGGGGATATGTGGGAGGCAATATAGATTACCAATCTCATGTAGATCAAGAAGGGTACCTCGATTGGTGGAATAACGTATCTATTAGTGATCAAGAGGGCTATTCTACTGACCTTATTACAAAATATGGAGTTGAATTTATCAAGAATTCGAATCCAAAAAATACAGGGAAACCGTTCTTTTTGTACTTACCCCACGAAGCGCCTCATTATCCTTTTCAAGGACGTAAAGATGCTGCTGTTAGAAAAGAGGGTAGTTCGACTTATACCAGAAAAGTGAATCAAGATAGTATTCCTTTTATCTACAAGGAGATGATTGAAATAATGGATGAAGGAATAGGAAAGGTTATGCAAACAATTGATGATGAAGGACTTCGTGAGAATACAATAATTGTTTTTTGTTCGGATAATGGTGGAACAAAATATGGGTCAAATGGGGTACTTCGTGATTTTAAAGCATCGTTATACGAAGGCGGGCACCGTGTTCCTGCTATAATTAGCTTTCCAGGTAAAATAAAGGAAGGTACAACAACAAATGAAACAGTTCTTTCGATGGACTTTTTGCCAACATTCCTAGATTTTATAGGTGTAAAGCCCTCAGGGAAAAATATTGATGGAGTCAGTATTAAAAATCTACTTTTGCACGGGAAAAAATTAGCAAACCGTGACCTTTTCTGGAGTTTTGGTGATAAAAGTGTAATTCGAAACGGAGATTGGAAATTGATATCAAGTAAATCAAAGGGGAAAATCACAAACGAAGTATATAATTTAAAAAATGATCTTGGTGAAAAAAAAGATTTGAATTCAACTAAGACACAATATGTAAAGGAAATGCTTTTAAAACTTGAAAAATGGGAAAAAGAAGTTCGAATTGGGGTTACTATAATTGCAAAATAA
- a CDS encoding sulfatase-like hydrolase/transferase: MFIDSDVTITQLLKTTGYTAACIGKWHLGWNWNSINMEPTGERTFWDKTQIAYLLEDLNWTKPVSGGPLDRGFDYYFGDGTINFPPYAWIENDKFVEAPNDFF; the protein is encoded by the coding sequence ATGTTTATAGATAGTGATGTCACCATTACGCAACTATTAAAAACAACAGGCTACACAGCAGCTTGTATTGGTAAGTGGCACTTGGGTTGGAATTGGAATTCTATAAATATGGAACCTACAGGCGAAAGAACTTTTTGGGATAAAACGCAAATAGCTTACCTACTTGAAGATTTAAATTGGACTAAGCCTGTTTCTGGAGGTCCTTTGGATCGTGGATTTGATTATTATTTTGGTGATGGAACGATTAATTTTCCTCCTTATGCTTGGATTGAAAATGATAAGTTTGTTGAAGCACCTAATGATTTTTTTTGA